A region of the Arachis hypogaea cultivar Tifrunner chromosome 15, arahy.Tifrunner.gnm2.J5K5, whole genome shotgun sequence genome:
TGAATGAAAGtgtgaaatagaaaaagaaataaaagaaaggaataagaagAGGACTTACAAAGAAGCAAGAAGCTAAGATCGATGAATACCTGGAGAGTCTAGTTTCTTCTCAACCAAAACAATGGAGAACGGATGCTTCCTGAAGTTTCCAAGCTGTTAATTTTTGAAAGCCACGTGTATGACAGGTGGCGTAGAATCAAGATAAAATCAATGAGATAAGggcttgcttcttttttttttttggtaaggagggcctgcttctttttttttttgaacatggGAGGGCCTGCTTCTAATGACCCAactcaaacaaaacaaacaaatagtGGACCAAAAATACTGTCTAATGACCCAACTCCACTACTTTtatgtaaattatttttatattttttgtttagccTTAAGATTACTATTTACTAATAAGAAGCTAAAGACGATAATTTATctctaatattataaaaaaaataataaaaagtataaaagaagtattaaaaaataatttaaatataattttttttgggctaaatagaaaattttattaATCCTTTTATACCTTACTATAGATAGATAAGTTTTAAGGTTTTACCGAAAATAAATTTATCTTAAAAATGTAAATAGTTGTGTGTTCAATATAAAGTAACAATCTCAAAAATAGGATCTATTTAATCTAACATGGGAACATTGAGTTGAACTAAGTGGATTCATTGGTGTTTGAGTTGCTTAAGGGGGATCCTTTTAATAGATACATTATATATCTACGTTTAGTGTTTGTTACAAATAAAATTTGTACTATTTTCATTCTgttaatacaaaatatatttatacagtTGTGCAATAGCATAGCAGCCTCTTAAAATTGATGAGGACAAAAATAACGATGGATTGGGTACAGTGGATTATGATTAAAGATAGTTGGCGTCTATAAATAGGGATAATTACGATGATATATATGTATTTGTTGGGTgtgtagagaattgaagattattATTGTAAGATATCAGAATAACTAAAGAGGGAGCACGATGAGTTATAGAGGTCACCCCGCTCGTGGGCGTAGCTCTTTGGGGTACCTCTTTGGCTCTGATGACACCACACCGGTCCCTCAGCCTCTCCCTAGAAAGAACATACTTCCATTGTTACCGCCCTATGGCACCGACGCCGACACTCTCACCGTCACCGTCAGCCATAATAAGCCCCGTAAACCTGCCGCTTCTCCTCCTTTTGCTACCCAAGATTCAGAAAAATGCTTGGCAGTAagcatttctctctctctctctctctctatttcacATTATATTTATTCTGAAtttattactattactatttGTAACACGTATATGTTAATGATGATTCAGAATAGTCGATCAACAAAGATCAGATCATCTCCTGGTGGACGGTCATCGCTTGGATACTTGTTTGGAGATAATAACTGATATTTCTGTACAGATTGATGAGGCTTCTGAGAGAAGAAAATTGATgctatatatttatatgttaatTTCATTTGAAGATGTAAAAAGGTCAGAAAAGTATGCGAGGCTAATAAAGGGGATCGGGTCATCAttcattttatgttttttgtcttGGGGGGAAAATCGGTGCAGTGTGTGCGTCCCTCTCATATCTTAATCTTAAATCCTCAATCAGCTTGAATTGAATGCCAGTGATTCTGTTCTTACTGTTGTAATTTTTCTACAAACTCGTATAGAAGTTATATACTCTTCATTGTTTCATCAGTTTCGATCGGTtgtctttcaatttcatttcatttcgtTTCATTTAATAGCTTTACAGCAGCGCAGAATGGAATGATACAAACCAAAACAAGCACGTAAGTTTAAAATAAAACGAGAGATTGAACCAACAACTATGATCGTCGCAGCTTTACGATTTCAATACTGAGTTTAATTTCATATGTATATCGTACTATGCAATGACAAAACATTTTATATTTTAGGTTAATCTGAAAAATAATTTAGAGAATTGAAAGCTTTACATCAATTTCTATtgggaaaaaaaaatacaataataatcaagtaatgacataTAGAAGAGTCAAGATATAATTTGCATCAATTGGGAATATATGCGTAGAAAGGATTTACTTTTCGCTTTTTCGCTTAACTACTACTTTTCTCTTCGCGCTGAGGTTCATTCATTGAAAAATGCTAACGATATTCCTCAGGGAGGCATCATACTTCTTCCTTTAGAATTAAACATCCAAATAAGAAATACTGTTTTTCCACCTGATCACATGAGAACTATACCTAAGATGAAAGAAGCTTGTTGTGTTAAATTTTGTACTTTGTCCAACTAAGGACCTGGAGGATCTGGATTGAACTTCACTGCTTCCCTCCATATAAGCTCCTTCATGTGCTCTACGGTGTATGATGGGTGCTCAAAATCAAAGCTGAATGGCCTAGGACCAACTGGCTCATCATTTATGTCATGAAGTGATGAAAGATATGGGTGACTAAGTGCCTCATCAACTGCAAATAAGTCAAAATTCGACACAACTTACAAAATGATCGGTTTCAACTTTCTACAAGCAAGTCATAGATCAAGGCTTGAATGAAAGGTAAATCTTAAAGAGTACCTGTGATGCGTTTGTGGGGATCAAATATAAGCATTTTTTCTAGCAAGTCCAATGCATCCGCAGACATATTAGGGAATCTGGCAGAGAATTTTTGCTTCCTACATTGCGGAAGCTGTCTAACATACCTTTTGGCATTTTCACTTCGGAGAAATCCAAGGCTGGCATCATCAGGTGAACCTATTAACTTTAAGCCAAAGACAAGAGAATACATGTGTGATGTTAGTCATGTTACAACATGTAGCAACCAATTGATAGGGAACTTTAAAATCAGTCAATATCCCAGAATCGAGTAAAAGGTTGGATAGGGATTAGGGTAATTGGTGCAATTCAACATGATACATTGGTTTGATTGGCTGCCATTAATCAACAAGCATTCCCATGTTCACTTTTTCAGTTCACGTAATACTTTTTCTACAACTTGATACTCTTTTACAGCCAAACAGTGCCCAAAAGTAGGGATAAGCATAATAGTGTAGCAACAAGTTGGAAAAGACATGGCTTTTAGCTACCTGTAGCCTTATCTGAGGATACTAAGCATGCTGGGAAGTTAAAAGGCATTTATTTTTCTCTCGAAAGAACAAGTGCTAGCATTAGGCAACAAGATTCACAACTGTGATCACTTTCTTAAGCAAGATGAGCATTTTATAGAACAAGCAACAAACTAATGGAAGAGACAAGTAATCAATATCAATAATATATTATGCTTCAGCAATTGATAACTTGAAATGGAAGCATCAAAGTCATACCTCTGTTATAAGCCTTAATTGATGAACATAATCTTTCCCGGGGAACAAAGGTTCTCTAGTCATAATTTCACCAAATATGCAACCAACAGACCACACATCAATTGCGGCAGTGTAATCAGAACAGTTAAGGAGTAATTCAGGGGCACGGTACCATCGGGTGACAACATATTCAGTCATGAAATCGGTTTCGGATGTTGTCCTTGCGAGGCCAAAGTCTGCAATTTTAAGGTCACAATTTGCATTGAGAAGTATATTACTAGGCTTAAGATCACGATGCAAGACATTAGCGGAATGCACATATTTCAGTCCCCGTAAGAGCTGGTATAAAAAGTACTGCAAAATTTCAGAACAAAAAGCAGAAGTCAAAAACTAAATCTGTGAATGCCTGTGTAATTAAGATGATTAGAGAGGGGGTAAATGTAAACCTGAGAGTGGTCATGGTTAAGAGGTTGATCAGAACGAAGAACGTGGTACAGATCAATGTCCATCAAGTCAGAGACAATGTAGATATCGTTGAAGGTGTCCTTCTTAGGAGGTCGAATGATATCCTTAATGGCGATGATCTATGCATAAATAACTGGAGCAATTAGAAGATTATTaataagaagagaaagaagagtgaTTAGATTACATTTTCGTGGTCCATGTGGCGAAGAAGAAGAATCTCCCTCAAAGTCCTCTTGGCATTGGTAAGACTGTCAAAGGCATCAGCAATCTTCTTGATGGCAACTTCTTCCCGAGTCTCTGAATCAACAGCAGCACTGCAACGAAGCAAGAACTACTGTGTTAGTTATCGaagtgaggaagaagaggaagaagaagaagaagaagaagaagaagaagaagaagaagaagaagaagaagaagaaaggggaaaaaGAGAGTACCAGACGAGGCCATAAGCGCCTCGACCAATGGGGCGAATAGGAGGTACATATTTGGCGGGAAGTTCGAAGAATTTTCCGTACAGATTGTACTTGACGTAGCGACCTCCGTGAGTGCGAACCCCCGTAATGTTACCCTCATCGGCACCGGCACTTCCAATTGACTCTTTCTCTTTCCTCGCCATTTCTCAAATTTGGTACTCTTCTTGTTTCTACGCTCCCTCCCTCTCCATCTCTCTCTTTAATATGCCATGCTATGGGCCCCCCTGCCCTTCCTCCTCATTTTAAATATAACATTATTTAAAACCTGTTCATCCAAGAACTAATCTTCATATGTATGCATATTTGACCAAATCTCCAACGTATTCTTATCATTATCTCTTAGAATAGTGGATATTCCCTAGAAACTGGCAACTGACCTAGTTTGAAAGCCACATAATCAGTATAAAATACAATATACAAAGTAGAACTCATTGCATGGAACAAGTAATTGTACGTAGCCATCTTTGACTGCCGAAAAATAATTAGAGAGATTATAGAATTAGTCTAATTTAGTGTAGTCAATCAATAATTCTAAAGCGTAAACTACAACTTGATCTCCAATTTATCACGAGGTGTTTGCTAAGTTCTAGCATGCCTGGATCATTAAACTTAACCCTCTAGAACCCAAGCTTCTATGATCTTCGAGCTTGGTTGGTCGACTAGTTCCATATACATATTTGAACGTTTGATAATATAAAACAACAAGAATAGTAGCATATTACTTTGAAATAATCTTACTGAAATTTTAAACTAATGTAATATTTCAGTAATAATTGTGCTCTTTTCATAAAAGgaatattttgattataaaagtAAAGCAGGCACTACATGTCCACTTCCCTCACTTTTaaatcccttcttatttcttctcACCATGCTATTGTATCTTAAAAATCAATTATAATATCCAAACAATAGTCCCATAATGAAGCATGAAATTAAGTTACACGTTCTAATTATGAAAAACACTCAATTCAAAATCTTGAGTACATAAATAACGAAATGTATATAAAATAACAGATGAAACATCCAATTTTCGGATAGAAACCTACTATTGCCATCTAACAGCAAAAAAGGACAAATGTCAAAAGCATTTAAGGAGCGTTTGAGCTTGTTGGAGCACCACCTCCAAAACCGCCAGCACCCCGACCAAAGCCAGGCCTTCCACCAGCACCCTGGATGATGGAGAAAGCAGACAAACTAATTCAACAAAACATTCAGAAATGTAGAAGACAATTTCCACAAGCATGAGATCTAAGAAATACTACTACACCCAAGAACCAGCATAAACCATAATTGTTGTGAATACCGAACAAAAGTGTTTTGAACAAAACTAACTAAACTGTACTAGCATATTATGCCAACAATCAAATTGTATCAGATCATTCCATAAAATTGCCACGTTTTGAATTAGAGAGAGAAGTAGGAGTTTGTAAAATTTTCAGCAATAACTCAAAACATCATAAGATGGACGTAGAAGATGCAAGACAACATTGCTCTCTACAAGTAATCAAATAGCATTCAATAGAATAGAGAAAATATACAATCATCTACCAGTGAATACACCAAAAAGGATATAGACTTGGTGCATATTCACCTCAATTATATGAACAAATGAATAATGTGCAACACTTGAAATTTTAAGCAAGCATGGAAGTATACAATAATTTGCTCGTCGCACACAAAACATCTTAGACTAACAAGAACACagtaaacagaaaaaaaaaaaaaaaatagtttgagTAATGGCAATTCTGCCATCAGAAACAGGGCACACATAGAAACACCACAGCTAAAGTCAGACAGTATTAGTAACTAAATACATGAAAAGATTAAAAGTTGTCATTCCAAAATCCCAACAGGTAATAAAGAGGAAGCAATGCCAATTCCAAAGAAACAAGGTGAttgctacggtacgatgataaatttatacgtaCTGATTAAGGTATCCACAAGACTAAGTGCTTGTTCACCACAATTTGGTTGTGAAAGCAACAAGTTTCCAGTATTCACACCAATGGATTCTGCAAGTGTCTTATCGAGAGCATGCTCAGCATCAACAAATACACAGTAGCCTGCATGAAATGAAGATATGAATGCCAGCATAAACTAACTACAAAATCTTTAACATAGATTCCTTACAAATACATCATAGTAGTAAACAGACAGTCCTTCTTACTTATCTTCAGTATTATGATGTTATTAATTGTGgtaacttcatttttatgatcaaAATAGCATAAATTAAGCCTGAAATGTTGATATAGCCCACCAAGATACTTGtagtacaaattttaaattatacacATTATATCTCTTACTTCTCTCTCTGCCAAAAGGATAAGAGAAGTGGAAAATAGAACACAACCTGTTCACAACTGGAAACTAGCTAGGTGCTAGCAACTACAAATTGTTGCTGCAGTGTAGAAACAGTGATTAATGAGGAAGTAGAGATATTTAACTAGTGATTTGCCACTTCCAAATCATAATTGAGTTACAAGACATTGACACTGGGATAGGCATTCATTCGGTGTTACAACATAGAAGAATACATCCACTGTATTATCACAATGTACACAGAAAATCAAAGGGAGGGAGATTAAAGCAAATGCCTCTTGTGATTGACAATAACATATTGACAAGTTGACAACTATAGGGGTTATGGTCACATTACAACCAAAAACAATATAGACATTATCATCAGGGGGCAAAAATTAGCATCTATAGATAACCTCCTTGCTTCTGTGCCTCTGAAATCACATGTAAAGTAAGAGTTGTTTTTCCAGAAGCCTCTGGACCATATATTTCCATAACACGTCCCTACAACAGTTATATATAACAATCAGCTTACAACTATCACCCAATGAAACAATGAACCATGAACTAAGAGACagatttcttctttatttatctcTTATCATATCAGATGAAATTGTGGAAGCATAATTGTCATGCAGTTGCCAAATTAACATAGCAAATTAAACGTGGAAGGAAAATCAGAAGTCGGAGCAAAGTAGAAAATCTTTTCACCAACGACCAactagattaatttaaaaaaagggTTCAATGTTTGCAAACGCAGAATAAATTAGCAAGAAACTTCGTTATACAAGGATTTAAAGATACCTTTGGAAGTCCACCAATTCCCAGTGCTATATCAAGAGCAAAAGggaaagaggagagaagaagatgaagaacactGAAACCTTCAGAGGCGTGAAacagatgaagaacaattttagttttttatttttttaatatgtttaacccagatgaagaataattttgattttttattttttttaatatgtttttgttttgttgtttcaattatttgaaactataaaattatggttaattgaattctgaaatttaattaatttaaaagggtatttttgtctaatcaaataaaggaaagatgtttaagactttttataaaattaaataaaaaatatatttttattttaatttaattaaaaatgtgtattagtaaaagtggtgatatataatatatatttaaaaaagaaaaaattaaatgctgacgtGGAAAAAAAATACCACATAACTTATTACTATTTATCCCTATTTTAAATATATCGGTACGTATGACATCTTATCGTAGCAATCACCAAGAAACAAGGATGCAATGTGAAATACTCCAAAAGAAGGTCTGAAGTCAGCAGGAGCACAACTCTTGTCTCTTCCGCGGTATCCACCACGGTCATCAAATTTGTGCTCTCCCTCAAAGTGAGGTGGACCCATGTTCAATCAACCATAACACATGTTGGCAATGAAACAAGATGAAAAACAGGAGTAAGCAAGCAGGCAAGAATTACCTGAGACGGTCACTCAATGGCCGCCAAAAGGCCTGCTAGATGGCTTGGCGGGCTTCTTGAGAGTCGCAGGGATGATCTCAGAAGGAAGATTAAGGTAAGTCCTGAGATGCTCGATGCCGTAGTTGGTGAGGAACTAGTAATAGTGCATCTAGGTGAATGTCTCCCTAACCTTCCTTGGATTTGAAGCTCTGCATCAGCTTAATCACCTGCAGATTAGGCACATCGATCTCAGGGTGCTTCGCAAGATTGAAGTCCTTCTTCACGTAGCATACTCCCTCTACAAATGCATTCATTCAATCTAGAATTCATTAAGTAGGAGAATATATCAAACAAAATGAGCGAACCTTGCGATAGGTATTTGCAGATCTCCATGCGGTTCTTCTCCAGAATGATCTGAAGAATTGAGAAACAAGAGAATGAATTGAAACAAGAGAGACAAGATTATTCTGTCATATTGAAGATGTTGACCTGAGTTGTCTAGGTGATGTGCCTACTTCGATCCTTTGCTTAATGAGGAGGCTTGCATTGGTCTCATAACATCAGTGACTATGAAGGAAGTTAAGGCAGCTGTTTTTAACATGAACTCCTTTAAAGTCTTTATGTTGGATGATTTCAAGCGTTTTTCTTTAAAGAATACTAGGagattattgattttaatatttaGAATATGGCCAGACAGGCTTTTTCGAGGGTCGCTATCGATTCCAACATGATGGAGACCATAATTATTCTTATTCCAAAGGTGGAAGACTGGAAGCACCGGTATTTATGAAGAATTTTAGGTCTATTAGTCAGTACAACATTGTTTATAAGATTATCACGAATATTCTGGTCAATAGAATCCGTCCTTATCTTATAGACATTATTAGTCTTCTTTAAAGAGGTTTTATTCTAGGAAGAGAAATTCTTGACAATATCATTATTCTTCAAGAGGAGCTTCATTTCATGAAATAGACTAGATTGAAGAAAGATACTTTGACATTTAAAACTGATCTTAAAAAGGCTTACAATAGAGTAGACGGAAGATTTTTGGAACAAATGCTAACTGGCTTTGGCTTCCCTCGTTCCATTGTCAGATTGATTATGAATTGTGACACAACCTcttctttatctattttttagaaTGGTGATAGATTGAATGCTTTCTCTCCTAAGCATGGACTTAGACAAGGAGATCTCATATCGCAGTATCTTTTAGTGTTGTGTATAGAGCATTTGGTTTGCTTTATTAATTATCAAGTAAAGAAGGGGTTTGGGAGTCAGTTGTTGTTTCTAGAGGGGACCAGAATATCTCAATGTTTACTGATGATTTacctctttttttaaaataaagaaatgGCAAGTTAAAATTGTAATGACAGTCATggaaaaattttgcaaaatttcGGGGATGAAAATTAATGTGGAAAAGTCCAAAGCGTTGTGCTCCAAAAATGTttcatcaacaaaaaaaaagacatttttactAGTGTTTGCTCTATTAAATTTGTTTAGGACTTGAAAAAATATCTTAGGGTTAATCTCAATCACTCCAGAATGACTCGGGCCTCCTTCAATGAAGTTCTCAATAAGGTTAGGAGAAGATTGGCCAGCTAGAAGGGTAAATTATTCAACAGGACTGAAAGACTTTGTTTGGTTGATTTGGTTATAGCGATAACCGACAATATTGGCTTAAATCTGTCTGATACtgtgtgagaataattgaaaacagtagaaaaccttaggaaaacatttagaattaaaaatcggacactaattttaaaagtttggccTGAAATTGGGCCAAACAGACCAAAAACACTAACGGGTTAGActaggcccaagttgggcccaaactCAACATATATATATAGGCTTAAATGAAGGTGATTCAACCTCAAACACAACATAAACACACTAAGGGCAGCTGCATGAgttgagagagaagaggagaagaacaCTATTCACTTCTCATTTCAATCGACCATATCTCGAGCTACAGTGCTCCGATTCGTGTGCCGTCAGTGGCTACGCGAAACTCTCGCCGAGCCCGTTAGTTCTATTTAACTTTTGTtggtaagattttgaatttttatctCATCTCCTTTGCCCTAAAAATCCGAAAATGTGGGTGATGGTTTtgaatgaatttttgtgttttgattgttTAGGTGGTACTTAAGATTGGGCAATTAGTGGTTTGTGCCCCAACCACCATCGAAAAAGGTACGAAAACTCTTTATCTTGTGAAATTGTGATTATGGTGAATCCTAGGTTAATTGGTTATAAATTATGTGTATATATAGCTTGAAGTTGTGATTGTTGGCATTTATTTGGAGTTTTGGATTGATTGTTGGTGATTGGAGGCTTGAGTTAGACTCAATTTTGGGATTTTGACATATTGAGAATCGggcaaggtatggtttcagttttttctatgtaaaatataatatttatggacacttaggctagtgactcaTAGGATAAGTTTGGATTGAATTGGTTATTGAGCTTGTTgattgatgatgtatgatgaattgatgacTTTGATGATTTTGGATGAATATTGTTGTTGATGTTAACAAATAGTGTTGAATATTGATATTAAGTATGAATAAGGTTGATGTTGATGATTTGTTAGTGATacaatgatgattgatgattgtgTTGGGTGAGAAATTATTTTAGTGTGATATATTTGATCATTTATGTAATGTGAATGGCGATATGGTAAGATTGGTAAAATGAGACACAAAAGGGTAAATTCTGAGGTGAATTGAGGTTTGGTGTGATTTTGGTTTAGTTGGTTGTGAATTTTGGAAAGTTGAGAACTTTGTAATTTTTGGTAAAAACTAGTTTTTGGTAAACTTtaacggatcataacttgagcctcaaaatttgaaattgaatgaactttgttttaaattaaagtttGCTTTGAGagatttaaattgatataaagtttgaagaaaatagatttttatagaGAAAGTTATGATTGGTTAAAGTGCGTCGCTAAAAACTGAATTATACAACATTTGAAATTTTTCTAAGTTTTGTACTGGCTGCGTACACGACAGGGGTGCACGACGTGACCAACCCATTGGGGTTGGGGAACTCGCGTACGCGAACGCTGCCTGCGTACGCGAGCAAGTGGATTTTTAACCCTTGTGTACGCGAATTTTAACACGCGACGCTAGCAACCCCTTCGGGTTGGGAcactcgcgtacgcgagcagggggttgcgtacgcgaccacccGTTTTTactcgtgtgcgtacgcacagtaggggtgtgcgtacgcacaacccttgTTTTGCTGAAACGTGATTTTTTCCGTTTTCGAAGGTTCTCTAACTTTCCAAACTTCCTTAAATTGAAGTTTAAGGGTAACATCTTGTAGTTAGGTCTAATATCTAATAGAGAAGGATTAGTGACTTAAATAGGTGAATTTTACATGAATTTACAAGACGGAGATTTAGGTCTTTGGAGTACTGAGGAAGGATTTGTTGAGTGAGATGGAGGAGTACTGTAATGACGATTGACATAATGAGTTGTGGAAATTATGAATTTATGGTGATTGAGATGAGTTTAGGACTCGGAGTGGAATGATGAATTTCTGATATGCTGAAAAGCAATTTCTGAAACCACTGAtgtattaatttttaatgagATTGTTGAGACACTATGCGCCTAGCAGGGACGGTAGGTTAACCACGCCTGTCGAGGTCGCGGCGACGTAAGGACGGTAGGtttatcccgcttacgttgagatgtgaggtccgtgacaagagtatcccgctcgcatcctttcGAAATCACTATAGTGTGCAGGCACTGACATCCTGGACCATGATCCAGGCACGATATCTTGGGGGTTCCCAATACGAGACCGAaaggcgacgtctccatggagatgtgtcgggttggtagttgaaccgacaatgtgatatcacagccaaatagaacaggcattcatcatgtgcatattctatctgtttgtttgctttaccGACTTGTCTGGTTTG
Encoded here:
- the LOC112749684 gene encoding protein SPIRAL1-like 5 → MSYRGHPARGRSSLGYLFGSDDTTPVPQPLPRKNILPLLPPYGTDADTLTVTVSHNKPRKPAASPPFATQDSEKCLANSRSTKIRSSPGGRSSLGYLFGDNN
- the LOC112749683 gene encoding mitogen-activated protein kinase homolog MMK2, whose product is MARKEKESIGSAGADEGNITGVRTHGGRYVKYNLYGKFFELPAKYVPPIRPIGRGAYGLVCAAVDSETREEVAIKKIADAFDSLTNAKRTLREILLLRHMDHENIIAIKDIIRPPKKDTFNDIYIVSDLMDIDLYHVLRSDQPLNHDHSQYFLYQLLRGLKYVHSANVLHRDLKPSNILLNANCDLKIADFGLARTTSETDFMTEYVVTRWYRAPELLLNCSDYTAAIDVWSVGCIFGEIMTREPLFPGKDYVHQLRLITELIGSPDDASLGFLRSENAKRYVRQLPQCRKQKFSARFPNMSADALDLLEKMLIFDPHKRITVDEALSHPYLSSLHDINDEPVGPRPFSFDFEHPSYTVEHMKELIWREAVKFNPDPPGP